From one Desulfobulbaceae bacterium genomic stretch:
- the malQ gene encoding 4-alpha-glucanotransferase has translation MGQLKCVNANSRCRIRTTISTLFGECKVIAKKNISFNGRSSGILLHISSLPGPYGIGDLGQGAFDFIDFLVAAGQRYWQFLPLGPVSDAFGCSPYMGVSAMAGNPLFVSPVSLVDDGFLTWDVLHAGDGFSEYRADFANVIKFKSLVLEKAFVHFNERGHEDFPKFCDNESYWLDDYALFMAIREHQNKSWDQWPKDIVARKPEMLKAVSESLSQRVLYYKFEQFIFFRQWRRLAAYASKCGVQLIGDLPIYVSYDSVDVWANQSCFHLDRKTSQPTYVAGVPPDYFSETGQRWGNPLYLWKDGRRKNDTLYRWWRQRFKHLAQMVDAIRIDHFRGFESYWQIPAKELTAVKGRWVKGPGRQFFVDMGRDIKGISIIAEDLGIITADVRKLRDDLGFPGMKILQFAFDSDENNLYLPHNFETTNCIVYTGTHDNDTTVGWYLGANIGAASKERVRKYANSDGATIHRDFIRFALSSTASTAILPLQDILGFGSDCRMNTPGTTENNWQWRCASRFLNTEIGNWLREETRFYGRISGKD, from the coding sequence CTGGGTCAGCTCAAATGTGTCAACGCTAATAGTCGCTGTCGAATCAGAACGACTATAAGTACTCTATTCGGTGAATGCAAAGTGATAGCTAAAAAAAATATATCGTTCAATGGTCGATCAAGTGGCATTCTTCTGCATATCAGTTCATTGCCTGGTCCATATGGAATTGGAGATCTCGGTCAGGGTGCTTTTGACTTTATTGATTTCCTGGTTGCCGCGGGGCAAAGATACTGGCAGTTCTTGCCTTTAGGACCGGTATCGGATGCTTTTGGTTGTTCTCCTTACATGGGTGTGTCGGCAATGGCTGGCAACCCTTTGTTCGTCAGCCCTGTATCTCTTGTTGATGATGGTTTTTTAACCTGGGACGTACTTCATGCTGGTGATGGTTTTTCTGAGTATCGAGCCGATTTTGCGAATGTAATTAAGTTTAAGAGTCTCGTTCTGGAAAAGGCCTTTGTGCATTTTAACGAGCGTGGGCATGAGGATTTCCCAAAGTTTTGTGATAATGAATCTTATTGGCTTGACGATTATGCACTATTTATGGCAATTCGTGAGCATCAAAATAAGTCTTGGGATCAATGGCCCAAAGATATTGTGGCGCGTAAACCTGAGATGCTGAAGGCGGTTTCTGAGTCCTTGTCCCAGCGTGTACTGTACTATAAGTTCGAGCAGTTCATTTTTTTTAGACAATGGCGCCGTTTGGCGGCCTATGCTTCCAAGTGCGGTGTTCAATTGATTGGCGATTTGCCTATCTATGTTAGCTATGACAGTGTTGATGTGTGGGCAAACCAATCCTGTTTCCATCTCGATAGAAAAACATCCCAACCAACCTATGTTGCAGGTGTTCCGCCGGACTATTTCAGTGAAACTGGGCAGCGCTGGGGAAATCCTCTTTACTTGTGGAAGGACGGTAGGCGCAAAAATGATACGCTGTATCGCTGGTGGAGACAGCGCTTTAAGCACCTGGCGCAGATGGTTGACGCTATAAGAATTGACCACTTCAGGGGATTTGAATCCTATTGGCAGATCCCTGCAAAAGAACTGACTGCAGTTAAGGGCCGTTGGGTTAAGGGGCCTGGTCGGCAGTTTTTTGTCGATATGGGCAGAGATATTAAAGGTATATCGATAATTGCGGAAGATTTAGGGATTATCACCGCTGACGTTCGGAAACTCCGTGATGATTTGGGGTTTCCTGGAATGAAGATTCTACAGTTTGCCTTTGACTCAGATGAGAATAACCTTTATCTGCCGCATAATTTTGAAACTACCAACTGTATCGTATATACAGGAACACACGATAATGATACTACTGTGGGTTGGTATCTTGGCGCGAATATCGGGGCGGCAAGCAAGGAACGGGTCAGGAAATATGCTAATAGCGATGGGGCAACGATCCACCGGGATTTTATCCGTTTTGCTCTCAGCTCCACCGCCTCGACAGCAATTCTTCCGCTTCAGGATATTCTTGGTTTTGGCTCTGATTGTCGAATGAATACACCTGGGACAACTGAGAATAACTGGCAGTGGCGCTGTGCATCAAGGTTTTTAAATACTGAAATCGGCAACTGGCTGCGAGAGGAGACCCGTTTTTACGGGCGGATCTCTGGCAAGGATTAA